In one Niallia taxi genomic region, the following are encoded:
- a CDS encoding carbohydrate ABC transporter permease: protein MQHRNKALILSIIPGVGQFYNKQWVKGLLLLLIGIMFFLVFGDLLNMGFWGIFTLGTEVPRDNSIFLLAEGIIAIIVTSFGLAIYYFNLKDAYKNGKLRDENMELSSLKDQYHNLIAQGYPYLVSGPSLFILIFAVIFPILFSFALAFTNYDLYHSPPAHLTDWVGLKTFAEIFTVDIWRSTFFDVLAWTVVWTLVASTVQVSIGIGLAVLVNQKEIRFKKFFRTILVLPWAVPGFVTILIFAGLFNDSFGAINNDILAALGIGPVPWMTDAGWSKLALILMQGWLGFPYIFLVTTGVLQSIPDDLYEAATIDGASIFAKFKHITMPMILIAMAPIIITQFTFNFNNFNIIYLFNGGGPAVPGSTAGGTDILVSWIYKLTMQSSQYSLAAALTILLSVFVIAIALWQFRRTNSFKEGA, encoded by the coding sequence GTGCAACATCGCAATAAAGCTCTTATTCTATCAATTATTCCCGGAGTGGGACAGTTTTATAACAAACAATGGGTTAAGGGACTTTTGTTACTTTTAATAGGCATTATGTTCTTTTTAGTGTTTGGAGATTTGCTCAATATGGGTTTTTGGGGAATATTCACATTAGGAACAGAGGTGCCTCGTGATAATTCCATTTTCCTTTTGGCAGAAGGGATCATTGCCATCATCGTAACGAGTTTTGGATTGGCAATTTATTACTTCAATTTAAAGGATGCCTACAAAAATGGAAAATTACGTGATGAAAACATGGAATTAAGCTCCTTAAAAGACCAGTATCATAATTTGATTGCACAAGGTTATCCATATCTTGTGAGTGGTCCTTCCTTGTTCATCTTAATTTTTGCCGTCATTTTCCCCATTTTATTCAGTTTTGCCTTAGCATTTACGAACTATGATTTATACCACTCCCCACCAGCACATTTAACTGATTGGGTTGGTTTAAAAACATTTGCTGAAATTTTTACAGTCGATATATGGCGTTCTACATTTTTTGATGTTCTTGCATGGACAGTCGTGTGGACACTTGTAGCGTCAACTGTACAAGTCAGTATTGGCATTGGGCTAGCGGTTCTTGTTAACCAAAAGGAAATTCGCTTTAAGAAGTTTTTCCGTACAATCCTTGTATTGCCTTGGGCAGTGCCTGGATTTGTAACGATTCTAATTTTTGCCGGGCTTTTTAATGACAGCTTTGGTGCAATCAACAACGATATATTAGCAGCATTAGGAATCGGACCTGTTCCATGGATGACAGATGCTGGCTGGTCAAAGCTCGCATTGATTCTGATGCAAGGCTGGCTTGGTTTTCCTTATATATTCCTTGTAACAACAGGGGTGCTGCAGTCTATTCCTGACGATTTATATGAAGCAGCTACCATTGATGGTGCAAGTATTTTCGCTAAATTTAAGCATATTACCATGCCGATGATATTGATTGCGATGGCTCCAATTATCATTACACAGTTTACGTTCAACTTTAATAACTTCAACATTATCTATCTATTTAATGGTGGAGGTCCTGCGGTGCCAGGTTCCACAGCAGGAGGAACGGATATTCTAGTGTCATGGATTTATAAGCTGACAATGCAATCAAGTCAATATTCCTTGGCTGCAGCATTGACCATACTGCTGTCTGTATTTGTTATTGCGATCGCATTATGGCAGTTTAGACGCACAAATTCGTTTAAAGAAGGAGCATAA
- a CDS encoding sugar ABC transporter substrate-binding protein gives MKKFQKYFSLIGGIALTLSLAACGPEESGGSSGQKASSNKDYDLLVWEDIEKSAGIKDIVAKFEEENDVTVKIVEKPYAKQIEDLRLDGPAGTGPDVLTMAGDQIGTAVTEGLIKELAVDDSTQSIYTEAALQSQLVDGKVYGLPKAVETTVLYYNKDLISEEELPKTLDEWYEYSKQNTSGDKYGFLALFDQIYYAQSVMSGYGGYIFGKDESGAYNPEDIGLNSAGALEGAEYIQKFYKEGLFPAGIIGEQGINVLESLFTEGKAAAIISGPWNVEPFKKAGINYGVVKLPELSNGKNMSAFIGVKSYNVSTYSQNAELAEKLAVYLTNEENSKTRFELTQEVPAVQALADDSAVKESEVAKAVAEQSQFSELTPNIPEMNEVWTPVDAALQTIATGKAEPKDALKQAVETVKGQIEAKHSGN, from the coding sequence ATGAAAAAGTTCCAAAAGTATTTCAGCCTAATAGGCGGTATTGCCTTAACTTTATCACTAGCAGCCTGCGGACCTGAAGAAAGCGGAGGCTCAAGCGGCCAGAAAGCTTCCTCGAATAAAGACTATGATCTATTAGTCTGGGAAGATATTGAAAAATCAGCAGGTATTAAAGACATTGTAGCAAAGTTTGAGGAAGAAAATGATGTTACAGTAAAAATTGTCGAAAAACCATATGCAAAACAAATTGAGGATTTGCGGTTAGATGGACCAGCTGGAACTGGACCAGATGTTTTAACAATGGCAGGTGACCAAATTGGAACAGCTGTTACAGAGGGATTGATTAAAGAGCTTGCTGTTGACGATAGCACTCAATCTATTTATACAGAAGCAGCACTACAGTCACAGCTGGTTGATGGGAAAGTATACGGCTTGCCAAAAGCAGTTGAAACAACAGTCCTTTATTATAATAAAGATTTGATTTCTGAGGAAGAACTGCCAAAAACATTAGATGAATGGTATGAATATTCGAAGCAAAATACATCTGGAGATAAATACGGCTTCCTTGCTTTATTTGACCAGATTTATTATGCACAAAGTGTAATGAGCGGATATGGCGGCTATATTTTCGGTAAAGATGAAAGCGGTGCCTATAATCCGGAAGATATTGGTTTGAATAGTGCAGGTGCATTAGAAGGCGCGGAATACATCCAAAAGTTTTATAAAGAAGGATTATTCCCAGCAGGAATTATCGGCGAACAAGGAATTAACGTACTAGAATCCCTGTTTACAGAAGGGAAGGCAGCAGCGATTATTTCCGGTCCTTGGAATGTGGAGCCATTCAAAAAAGCTGGAATTAACTACGGTGTTGTTAAATTGCCTGAGCTTTCAAATGGTAAAAACATGAGTGCATTTATTGGAGTGAAAAGCTATAACGTTAGTACTTATTCACAAAATGCAGAACTCGCTGAAAAGCTTGCCGTATATTTGACGAATGAAGAAAATTCAAAAACAAGATTTGAACTAACACAAGAAGTGCCAGCTGTACAGGCGTTGGCAGATGATTCAGCTGTGAAAGAAAGTGAAGTAGCTAAAGCAGTTGCAGAGCAATCCCAATTTTCTGAGCTTACACCGAATATCCCAGAAATGAATGAAGTTTGGACACCGGTTGATGCTGCCCTGCAAACGATCGCAACAGGCAAGGCAGAGCCTAAAGATGCACTAAAACAGGCAGTTGAGACAGTTAAAGGACAGATTGAAGCGAAGCATAGCGGCAACTAA
- a CDS encoding LacI family DNA-binding transcriptional regulator, which translates to MATIKDIAEESGFSVSTVSRVLNNDKNLSVPDETREKIYEVAEKLNYRKKTVRPLVKNIAFLYWLTDTEELEDIYFKDMRLEIEKSAKKANVEMSTYKISEGIDNIPDTIEGFIAVGSFSDAELAYLRGITANGVFIDTTPDSDHYDSVRPDLAQITKKTIDFLMEKGHKEIGLISGTYHNPNTDEDEMDIREKMFREIMQEKGLLNEKYIFCRRGFSVENGYTLMSRAIQKLGDDMPTAFFTAADPIAVGSLQALNEHGISIPSRVSVISINNISIAKYISPPLTTFHIDMKEICKNAIALLLERVLDKRKIVKTLYLGSELIVRRSTN; encoded by the coding sequence ATGGCTACCATTAAAGATATTGCAGAAGAATCGGGATTTTCCGTTTCGACCGTTTCCCGCGTTTTAAATAACGATAAAAACTTATCTGTACCGGATGAAACGAGAGAGAAAATTTATGAAGTGGCAGAAAAGCTTAATTACCGTAAAAAGACTGTAAGACCACTTGTGAAAAATATTGCTTTTTTATATTGGCTGACAGATACAGAAGAGCTAGAGGATATTTATTTCAAGGATATGAGGCTTGAAATTGAAAAGTCAGCAAAAAAAGCAAACGTGGAAATGTCTACATATAAAATATCAGAAGGAATCGATAATATTCCAGATACAATAGAAGGATTTATCGCAGTCGGCTCCTTTTCTGATGCCGAATTAGCTTACTTAAGAGGGATTACAGCAAATGGAGTGTTTATTGATACTACTCCTGATTCTGATCACTATGACTCGGTTCGTCCCGATTTGGCACAAATAACAAAAAAAACAATCGATTTTCTAATGGAAAAAGGTCATAAAGAAATCGGTTTAATAAGCGGAACTTATCATAATCCAAATACAGATGAGGACGAAATGGATATAAGAGAAAAAATGTTCCGTGAAATCATGCAGGAAAAAGGATTGCTTAATGAAAAGTACATATTTTGCCGAAGAGGATTTTCGGTGGAAAATGGTTATACACTAATGTCAAGAGCAATCCAAAAGCTAGGAGACGACATGCCGACAGCCTTCTTCACAGCAGCTGATCCAATCGCTGTTGGGAGTCTGCAGGCATTAAATGAACATGGAATTTCTATTCCAAGCAGGGTGAGTGTAATCAGTATAAATAATATCAGCATTGCAAAGTACATATCGCCTCCATTAACAACCTTTCATATTGATATGAAGGAGATATGTAAAAACGCCATTGCCTTATTATTAGAAAGAGTTCTTGATAAAAGAAAAATTGTAAAAACATTATATCTCGGCTCAGAGCTTATCGTTAGGAGAAGTACAAATTAA
- a CDS encoding galactokinase — protein MNTNFPLLETFQSIFHTDKKPRTFFAPGRINLIGEHTDYNGGHVFPASISYGTYALAIKRNDSKFRFYSANFSESGIIECDLAALEYKRSDDWANYPKGMILHLQKAGYPIDSGADILFYGNIPNGAGLSSSASIELVTGVLLQGLFDLSIERIPMIKLGQKVENEYIGVNSGIMDQFAIGMGKKDSAILLNCQTLEYKYAPIQLANHVIMIINTNKQRTLAGSKYNERRSQCEAALRDLQSELKIESLGELTPEDFEKAQHLIKDPINQKRAKHAVYENARTLEALSELNNGNLTRFGELMNQSHTSLKDDYEVTGIELDTIVEAAWSQAGVIGARMTGAGFGGCAIAIVESDKHEDFKKNINDIYKEKIGYEASFYTAAIGDGAKEI, from the coding sequence ATGAATACAAACTTTCCTTTACTTGAAACTTTTCAGTCAATTTTTCATACAGATAAGAAGCCGCGGACGTTTTTTGCACCAGGCAGAATTAACCTGATTGGTGAACATACTGACTATAATGGCGGTCATGTCTTCCCTGCTTCTATTTCTTATGGAACATATGCCTTGGCAATAAAACGCAACGATTCTAAGTTTCGCTTTTATTCTGCGAACTTTTCTGAGAGCGGTATCATTGAATGTGATTTAGCTGCATTAGAATACAAAAGGTCCGATGATTGGGCGAATTATCCGAAAGGAATGATTCTTCATTTACAAAAGGCCGGCTATCCAATCGATTCAGGTGCAGATATCTTATTTTATGGGAATATTCCTAATGGCGCCGGACTATCCTCCTCCGCTTCTATCGAGCTTGTAACAGGCGTCCTTCTTCAAGGGCTTTTTGACCTTTCGATTGAAAGGATACCGATGATTAAGCTTGGCCAAAAGGTTGAAAATGAATACATCGGTGTTAACAGCGGAATCATGGACCAGTTTGCAATCGGAATGGGTAAAAAGGATTCTGCTATTCTACTAAACTGCCAAACATTAGAATATAAATATGCACCAATTCAGTTAGCAAACCATGTAATTATGATTATCAATACAAATAAGCAGCGCACCCTTGCCGGTTCGAAATATAATGAACGCCGCTCGCAATGTGAAGCCGCATTGCGTGATTTGCAATCAGAGCTTAAGATTGAAAGTTTAGGTGAATTAACACCAGAGGATTTTGAAAAGGCACAGCACCTTATTAAAGATCCTATTAATCAAAAACGCGCAAAACACGCTGTCTATGAAAATGCGCGCACATTAGAAGCGCTCTCCGAATTAAATAACGGTAATTTAACTAGATTTGGTGAGCTTATGAACCAATCACATACAAGCCTTAAAGACGATTACGAGGTAACTGGTATAGAGCTGGATACAATTGTAGAAGCTGCCTGGAGTCAAGCTGGAGTAATCGGTGCACGTATGACTGGTGCTGGGTTTGGAGGCTGTGCAATTGCCATTGTTGAAAGTGATAAACACGAAGACTTCAAAAAGAATATTAATGACATTTATAAAGAAAAGATTGGCTATGAGGCTTCCTTTTACACAGCAGCTATCGGTGATGGAGCAAAAGAAATTTAA
- the galE gene encoding UDP-glucose 4-epimerase GalE translates to MSILVVGGAGYVGSHAVHQLHDSGEKVVVIDNLETGNKQALHPNVGFYKGDIRDIDFLRTVFAKEEINAVIHFAANSLVGESMENPLKYYDNNVHGTQLLLQTMVEFNVKNIVFSSTAATYGEPNTVPITEDMPTNPANPYGETKRAMEKMMEWADKAYGIKYVSLRYFNVAGARSTGEIGEDHDPETHLIPIILQAALNKRPSVMIYGDDYNTPDGTCIRDYIHVEDLIDAHLLALNYLKTNGSSDIFNLGSSQGFSVKELIAAARKITGREIPAVIGPRRAGDPSTLIASSLKARQVLGWNPTRTSIEQIVSDAWSWHLSHPDGYLKEVNI, encoded by the coding sequence ATGAGCATTTTAGTTGTTGGCGGGGCAGGATATGTCGGTTCACATGCTGTCCATCAGCTCCATGACAGTGGAGAAAAAGTAGTTGTTATTGATAATTTGGAGACTGGCAACAAGCAGGCATTACATCCTAATGTAGGCTTTTACAAGGGGGATATACGTGATATTGATTTTCTTCGCACAGTGTTTGCAAAGGAAGAAATCAATGCCGTTATTCACTTTGCCGCAAACTCACTTGTTGGGGAATCAATGGAAAATCCCCTTAAATATTATGATAATAATGTGCACGGAACGCAATTGCTCCTGCAAACAATGGTTGAATTTAATGTAAAAAACATTGTATTTTCCTCAACAGCAGCAACCTATGGAGAACCAAATACTGTGCCGATTACGGAGGATATGCCGACTAATCCTGCTAATCCATACGGAGAAACAAAGCGGGCGATGGAAAAAATGATGGAATGGGCCGATAAAGCCTATGGTATAAAATACGTTTCTCTTCGTTATTTCAATGTGGCAGGTGCAAGAAGTACTGGGGAAATCGGGGAAGACCATGACCCTGAGACACATCTTATCCCAATTATCCTGCAGGCTGCATTAAACAAACGCCCTTCTGTCATGATATATGGTGATGACTATAATACACCTGACGGCACATGCATCAGAGATTATATTCATGTGGAAGATCTCATTGATGCCCATTTATTAGCCTTAAACTATTTAAAAACGAACGGAAGCAGTGATATTTTCAATCTAGGCAGCAGCCAAGGCTTTTCGGTTAAAGAGCTCATTGCTGCAGCACGGAAAATAACAGGGCGAGAAATCCCTGCTGTTATTGGTCCGCGCCGCGCCGGTGATCCAAGCACTTTGATTGCAAGCTCGCTAAAAGCGAGACAAGTGTTAGGCTGGAATCCTACACGCACATCAATTGAGCAAATTGTAAGTGATGCCTGGAGCTGGCATTTGTCCCATCCGGACGGGTATTTAAAGGAAGTGAATATATGA
- the galT gene encoding UDP-glucose--hexose-1-phosphate uridylyltransferase, with protein sequence MIFAYIDTLVLKAQEAKLMESADAIYARNQVLQLLKLDDYTEEIASEDLSQLTIADIIDWIVSYATTQGVIENLVDIKEILAANIMNCFLARPSVIRDTFYKKYKESPVAATEYFYELSKNSNYIQLNRIKNNISYKMDTDYGLMDITINLSKPEKDPEEIKRERAMKQDVKYPKCLLCKENEGYAGRIGHPARSNHRIIPLELAGETWNLQYSPYVYYNEHSIVFSDEHRDMKIDRHAFERLLLFTKQYPHYFIGSNADLPIVGGSILSHDHYQGGSYEFAMTRAEESFAFTLTGFPHIAASVLKWPMSVIRLKGKHIADLVDAGDFILKTWRSYTDNQANIHAYTDGVPHNTITPIARNRDGYFELDLVLRNNRTTEEHPLGIFHPHADVHHIKKENIGLIEVMGLAVLPPRLKEELHEITLLLLGKENSVNEYHQDWANNMVKEYGTISSLEEADQIVRKELSKKFVRVLEDAGVFKERKSFQAFLDTLN encoded by the coding sequence ATGATATTTGCTTATATCGACACACTTGTTCTTAAAGCACAAGAGGCAAAGCTAATGGAATCCGCAGATGCCATATACGCTAGAAACCAAGTGCTACAGCTCTTAAAGCTTGATGATTATACAGAGGAGATTGCTAGTGAGGATTTATCTCAGCTCACAATTGCCGACATAATCGACTGGATTGTTTCCTATGCGACAACTCAAGGTGTCATCGAGAATCTAGTAGATATAAAGGAAATTTTGGCTGCTAATATTATGAACTGCTTTTTGGCACGCCCCTCTGTTATTAGAGACACCTTTTACAAGAAATATAAAGAATCTCCTGTTGCTGCAACGGAATATTTTTACGAACTGAGCAAGAACAGCAACTATATTCAATTGAATCGAATCAAAAATAATATTTCTTATAAAATGGATACAGATTATGGGCTTATGGACATTACGATTAATTTATCAAAGCCTGAAAAGGACCCAGAGGAAATTAAGCGGGAACGTGCGATGAAACAAGATGTCAAATACCCAAAGTGCCTGCTTTGTAAAGAAAACGAAGGATATGCAGGTCGAATCGGCCATCCTGCCAGATCGAACCACCGTATTATTCCATTAGAGCTTGCTGGGGAGACATGGAATTTACAATACTCACCATACGTTTATTACAATGAGCATAGCATCGTGTTTTCAGACGAACATAGGGATATGAAGATTGACCGCCATGCCTTTGAAAGGCTGCTGCTTTTTACAAAACAGTATCCACATTATTTCATCGGCTCTAACGCAGATTTACCAATTGTGGGCGGCTCCATCCTCAGCCATGACCATTATCAAGGCGGTTCTTATGAGTTTGCGATGACAAGAGCGGAGGAAAGCTTTGCATTTACCTTAACAGGCTTTCCCCATATTGCTGCATCTGTTCTGAAATGGCCAATGTCAGTCATCAGGCTAAAAGGAAAACACATCGCAGACCTAGTTGATGCAGGAGACTTTATTCTTAAAACGTGGCGAAGCTATACAGATAACCAAGCAAATATTCATGCATATACAGATGGTGTTCCACATAACACGATTACTCCGATTGCGAGAAATCGAGATGGTTATTTTGAGCTAGACCTTGTTTTGCGAAATAATCGGACGACAGAGGAGCATCCTCTTGGCATCTTTCATCCTCATGCAGATGTTCATCATATCAAAAAGGAGAACATTGGTTTGATTGAGGTAATGGGTCTTGCGGTTCTTCCGCCACGACTTAAGGAAGAGCTTCATGAAATCACATTGCTTTTACTTGGCAAGGAGAATAGCGTCAATGAATATCATCAAGACTGGGCAAATAACATGGTAAAAGAATATGGGACAATATCGTCATTAGAAGAAGCAGATCAAATTGTTCGTAAAGAGCTAAGTAAAAAGTTCGTTAGAGTACTTGAAGATGCAGGTGTTTTTAAAGAAAGAAAATCCTTTCAAGCCTTCCTCGACACATTGAACTAG